A window from Leptospira meyeri encodes these proteins:
- a CDS encoding Ig-like domain-containing protein yields MFLFVSVLFQCSSKLGSFDDWIGVLNSSDAPKVLVFSPASDSNNVEPKTNISVVFSKAMSIQSCVSAFSLDPPVRGSFETTELSLKYFPNTELPSGGYVVRLTKQCEDKTGKDLDRVYTIPFRVGEKDNPGPPMINSIMISTGTESECLLGGSFTNILLGGTEIVCSGVPGPSPIQVQFSKPMNQTEVGLGLRIEPAISYRLEWESPTLLTVLPDLNFLPETRYHILFPVGLHSLDGAELSEVVRSDFFVGPDLSEPEVIGFGLESQNCGLGIQELGSIAGGRWDSGFCFWSQGLPILSPNHYHFRGGDTGFGGPATSSDCADVNTDNFRIFFDQYMDTTSVIGATRLSRISPPSTNIRLSTWVWSHCQTESPFGCKQLTYSFAESEASCNGTLFGNISTGGDFNLSYSALAPNFYPYYEFRLDPDAKSISGKRMKVGFVIQVEAK; encoded by the coding sequence TTGTTTTTATTCGTATCTGTTTTATTTCAATGTTCTTCCAAATTGGGTTCATTTGATGACTGGATTGGAGTTTTGAATTCTAGTGATGCTCCCAAAGTTCTTGTTTTTTCTCCGGCTTCTGATTCCAACAATGTCGAACCAAAAACAAATATTTCTGTTGTATTTAGTAAAGCAATGTCCATCCAGTCTTGCGTATCAGCTTTTTCATTGGACCCACCAGTTCGAGGAAGTTTTGAAACAACGGAACTTTCTTTAAAATATTTTCCAAATACGGAATTGCCATCTGGTGGTTATGTGGTTCGACTCACCAAACAATGTGAAGATAAAACTGGAAAGGATCTGGACCGTGTTTACACCATCCCTTTTCGTGTGGGAGAAAAAGATAATCCTGGTCCACCGATGATAAATTCAATAATGATTTCGACGGGAACAGAATCGGAATGTTTGCTCGGTGGAAGTTTTACCAATATATTATTAGGTGGAACTGAAATTGTTTGTTCCGGGGTTCCTGGTCCTTCACCAATTCAAGTTCAATTTTCAAAACCAATGAACCAAACGGAAGTGGGCCTCGGACTTCGGATTGAGCCTGCCATCTCTTACCGATTGGAATGGGAAAGTCCGACTTTACTAACTGTTTTACCAGACCTCAATTTTTTACCGGAGACTCGGTATCATATTTTATTCCCAGTAGGATTGCATTCATTGGATGGTGCCGAGTTGTCGGAAGTAGTTCGTTCCGATTTTTTTGTTGGCCCAGATTTGAGTGAACCAGAAGTCATTGGTTTTGGATTGGAATCACAAAACTGTGGTTTGGGGATTCAGGAATTAGGATCGATTGCCGGAGGTCGTTGGGATTCAGGATTTTGTTTTTGGAGCCAAGGGCTGCCCATTCTTAGTCCTAATCATTATCATTTTCGCGGGGGAGACACAGGCTTTGGAGGACCAGCTACGAGTTCTGACTGTGCAGATGTAAATACAGATAACTTTCGGATTTTTTTTGATCAGTATATGGATACAACTTCAGTCATCGGAGCAACAAGATTATCGAGAATTTCCCCTCCATCAACAAACATTCGTTTGTCAACTTGGGTTTGGTCTCATTGCCAAACAGAATCCCCGTTTGGTTGTAAACAATTAACTTATTCCTTTGCTGAAAGTGAAGCAAGTTGTAACGGGACTTTGTTTGGAAACATTTCAACCGGTGGCGATTTTAATTTATCTTATTCTGCTCTTGCACCAAACTTTTATCCATATTATGAGTTTCGTTTGGATCCGGATGCAAAATCTATTTCTGGGAAAAGGATGAAAGTTGGTTTTGTCATTCAGGTTGAAGCAAAATGA
- a CDS encoding efflux RND transporter permease subunit — MMANLIQNYRYRILAIVLFFSLLSVLQLSYILLGAESFLQSSESIQITIQWPGKTALQVEEGITKPWEQLLKGISGYKEIESISERGSSQIHLELEEGIKKDVIVSAIRNEYLLQRQRFPVDSLSPKIQVKKSEDQYIVILQKISKNSDRSHKGLESQIRNIAGVSSFVHHPGSEKEVVLEIQPDRIQSFEFPSLSVVYDAIRNYNFGFYYDLGEGLWFQKDFPLKPSDWSNLGIPSRSGEGLLVSSFGSVSLRDKKSHHGTRINGLQSETILINAENGTSLYHITRELNTLLSNHKDWILLYTSYQDFFSDLYRFFFLFFLLDLVLVLTPILFPIETKPILYNLLSFYTTSLLFLGICSFFSFSICRSTLFLFLVWKFFLVLFPVRKIGKWTLSVLVSVLILWIFVFFNWIPKTLGIFSLVHLYFFIFVPFLKTLFQSFSKKSILSFSLFARRKKYPNKQRTKLGDQNSQKKSSLFLAVILLIISISFSLVSSLELTPVTTYYGTVQIGRLEFPTSLPEKESIRITKQVENEILSRKITDLLILKQNPSSSVFYFRLNELGGINGFKNLPTESGYFHFFGEAEPNADRKIRFSNANTEILEKKIISILPWLRTKKEIEEVVLCFQPSTEGWDIHSSAKYSNLLGFDLNDSLRERSLDLQSSIVGKMVLDKKITDIRFLVEPDKKLDRYPQRPTKMASGIPVFTESFTNYQTINNQGRIYRKNGETSLEILVKGKFIDWEELEFKIRNFLGNDIVQLSETVPKKESLPKYRPVFVLIISILLLYRKKNNLFWLFPCVCFLFLWRINVILLGGDYFLFGTTILFLSFLLLWIPRSSLHWDLLISFFFLFGLSYFLPGDGGRFFMGGFLLISVFFLFYLKMLQKWKIMKTKFIF; from the coding sequence ATGATGGCAAATTTAATTCAAAATTACCGGTATCGTATTTTGGCCATAGTTTTGTTTTTTAGTTTACTATCTGTTTTGCAATTAAGTTACATATTGTTAGGTGCAGAATCCTTTTTGCAGTCCTCGGAATCCATTCAAATTACGATCCAATGGCCCGGTAAAACAGCTTTACAAGTGGAAGAAGGAATCACTAAACCTTGGGAACAACTTTTAAAAGGAATTTCTGGTTACAAAGAAATTGAATCCATCTCAGAACGAGGAAGTTCCCAGATCCATTTGGAATTAGAAGAAGGTATAAAAAAAGATGTTATTGTCTCTGCGATTCGAAATGAATATCTTTTGCAGAGACAAAGGTTCCCTGTTGATTCACTTTCTCCTAAAATCCAAGTAAAAAAGTCAGAAGATCAGTATATTGTTATATTGCAAAAGATATCAAAAAACTCTGACCGCAGTCACAAGGGTTTGGAAAGCCAAATTCGAAATATCGCAGGGGTTTCCTCTTTTGTTCATCATCCGGGGTCTGAAAAAGAAGTGGTTTTGGAAATTCAACCCGACCGGATACAAAGTTTTGAATTTCCCTCACTGTCCGTTGTTTATGATGCCATTCGAAATTACAACTTTGGGTTTTATTATGATTTAGGAGAGGGTTTGTGGTTCCAAAAAGATTTCCCGCTCAAGCCAAGTGATTGGTCAAATTTAGGTATCCCTTCGCGGTCTGGAGAAGGTCTTTTGGTTTCTTCTTTTGGTTCCGTATCATTGAGAGATAAAAAATCTCATCATGGAACAAGAATCAATGGATTACAATCTGAAACGATATTGATTAACGCAGAGAATGGAACTTCTTTGTATCATATAACTAGAGAACTAAACACTTTATTATCTAATCATAAAGATTGGATTTTGTTATACACAAGTTACCAAGATTTTTTTTCTGATTTGTATCGGTTTTTCTTTCTATTTTTTTTGTTAGATTTGGTTTTAGTTCTGACTCCTATTTTGTTCCCGATAGAAACGAAACCAATTCTATATAATTTGTTATCATTTTATACAACCTCTCTTCTTTTTTTAGGTATTTGTTCTTTTTTCTCGTTTTCGATTTGCCGATCTACGTTGTTTCTATTTTTAGTTTGGAAATTCTTTTTGGTTTTATTCCCAGTTAGAAAAATTGGGAAATGGACCCTCTCAGTTCTTGTTTCCGTTTTGATACTTTGGATTTTTGTTTTTTTCAATTGGATCCCTAAAACCTTAGGTATATTTTCTTTGGTTCATTTATATTTTTTTATATTTGTTCCTTTTCTGAAAACTCTCTTTCAATCCTTTTCGAAAAAATCGATTTTGTCTTTTTCTTTGTTCGCTCGGAGAAAAAAATATCCAAATAAACAAAGGACTAAGTTGGGGGACCAAAATTCACAGAAAAAGAGCAGTCTATTCCTTGCCGTCATACTTCTGATCATTAGCATTTCATTTTCTTTGGTTTCTAGTTTAGAACTTACGCCGGTTACGACTTATTACGGTACTGTTCAGATTGGAAGATTAGAATTTCCCACTTCATTACCGGAAAAAGAGTCAATACGAATCACCAAACAGGTAGAAAACGAAATACTCTCGAGAAAAATAACTGATCTTTTGATTCTCAAACAAAATCCTTCGAGTTCCGTTTTTTATTTTCGATTAAACGAGTTAGGTGGAATAAACGGTTTTAAAAATCTTCCAACAGAATCAGGATATTTTCATTTTTTTGGAGAGGCGGAACCAAATGCAGATCGAAAAATTCGATTTTCAAATGCAAATACGGAAATTTTAGAAAAAAAAATAATTTCCATCCTCCCTTGGTTGCGGACAAAAAAAGAAATTGAAGAAGTTGTTTTGTGTTTTCAGCCTTCAACCGAAGGATGGGATATTCATTCTTCTGCTAAGTATAGTAACTTGTTAGGTTTCGATTTGAATGATTCACTAAGAGAAAGATCATTGGATTTACAATCATCGATTGTTGGAAAAATGGTTTTAGATAAAAAGATAACAGATATTCGTTTTTTAGTAGAACCGGATAAAAAATTAGATCGTTATCCCCAAAGGCCAACAAAAATGGCATCAGGCATTCCCGTTTTTACGGAGTCGTTTACAAATTATCAAACTATCAATAATCAAGGAAGGATCTATCGTAAGAATGGAGAAACAAGTTTAGAAATTTTGGTGAAGGGAAAATTCATTGATTGGGAGGAGCTGGAATTTAAAATTCGAAATTTTTTGGGAAATGATATCGTTCAGTTATCGGAAACTGTTCCCAAAAAAGAATCATTACCAAAATACAGACCTGTTTTTGTCCTTATAATTTCAATTTTGTTATTATATCGAAAGAAAAATAACCTATTCTGGCTTTTCCCTTGTGTTTGCTTTTTGTTTCTTTGGCGAATCAATGTTATTTTGTTAGGTGGAGATTATTTTCTTTTTGGAACTACAATTTTATTTTTGTCTTTTTTGCTTCTTTGGATCCCACGCTCCTCCTTACATTGGGATCTTTTGATTTCTTTTTTCTTTTTGTTTGGTTTGTCGTATTTTCTCCCGGGTGATGGGGGAAGATTTTTTATGGGAGGATTCCTCCTTATCTCAGTTTTCTTTCTTTTCTATTTAAAAATGTTACAAAAGTGGAAAATAATGAAAACCAAATTTATTTTTTGA
- a CDS encoding TolC family protein, with translation MWYKFFSICFCLGFLFYPLLAEDNLFWEDCVWIGMERNGNLGLEQVRSEIFPILTREKWKQYLPKLGVHYFGIFSKNPEQIDQEYRDVRLQIQQLLYDGGDTEREKQKLEIRRLIHSEEKKLLREKIFKSISLSYLSFQKRQLVDLIYQLRSERYKLEQKKRKKELELGLSSKGESEWRKVWEVEFQSKQIHSDTNKKLAVLELQQAMSLEPNVRITLAGGFTERIRLFDPNSKLLAPNENHPLRKKLRLQIELAELEEESLDNEWKPKLILGGYIGKNGNGGFPLQNEIYGLSVGVQANLGGTSFQSNTQNGIQSEGNGIQRIPGYGPQPVGPGENSFQSGSIGLFDDLGRNKKIFDSKMSLLQAKTDWKQSEIGFLNQVQSIEIKLIELYQKYNLYLENTKSNLNQHRAKREERNLGFISEIEYLKSEEEVFVSLESVLEPYFQYISTALELVLLLGDNPFDNRYYRVESKRIPSDLSRVLEDWKEFPESEKRKINEPIQKKPYPFLMEDSYEAR, from the coding sequence ATGTGGTATAAGTTTTTTTCCATATGTTTTTGTTTGGGATTTCTTTTTTATCCTTTGTTAGCAGAGGACAATTTGTTCTGGGAAGACTGTGTTTGGATTGGGATGGAACGAAATGGAAATTTAGGTTTGGAACAGGTTCGTTCTGAAATATTTCCGATCCTGACTCGTGAAAAATGGAAACAATACCTTCCCAAATTAGGAGTTCATTATTTTGGAATTTTCTCAAAAAATCCAGAACAGATCGACCAAGAATACCGAGACGTTCGTTTGCAAATCCAACAGTTATTGTATGATGGAGGAGATACCGAAAGAGAAAAACAAAAATTAGAGATTCGAAGACTGATTCATTCGGAAGAGAAAAAACTCCTTCGAGAAAAAATATTTAAGTCAATTTCTCTTTCTTATCTTTCATTTCAAAAACGACAGTTAGTAGATTTGATCTATCAACTTAGATCAGAACGATATAAACTAGAACAAAAAAAACGAAAAAAAGAATTGGAACTTGGGTTATCTTCAAAAGGGGAATCCGAGTGGCGCAAAGTTTGGGAAGTTGAATTTCAATCAAAACAGATACATTCAGATACAAATAAAAAACTGGCAGTTTTGGAATTACAACAAGCGATGTCACTTGAGCCGAATGTTCGCATTACCCTAGCAGGTGGATTTACAGAACGCATTCGATTGTTTGATCCAAATTCCAAATTATTGGCTCCCAATGAAAACCACCCACTTCGGAAAAAATTGAGACTACAAATTGAGTTAGCAGAACTAGAAGAAGAAAGTTTAGACAATGAATGGAAACCAAAACTAATATTAGGTGGTTATATTGGGAAAAATGGCAATGGAGGTTTCCCGCTTCAAAATGAAATTTATGGACTGAGTGTGGGAGTCCAAGCCAATTTAGGAGGAACAAGTTTTCAGTCCAATACGCAAAATGGGATCCAGTCGGAAGGAAACGGAATCCAAAGAATTCCAGGGTATGGACCGCAGCCAGTTGGTCCTGGTGAAAATTCTTTTCAAAGTGGATCAATTGGTTTATTCGATGATTTGGGTCGAAACAAAAAAATCTTCGATTCAAAAATGAGTTTGTTACAAGCAAAAACTGATTGGAAACAATCGGAGATCGGTTTTTTGAACCAAGTCCAATCGATTGAAATTAAACTAATTGAATTGTATCAAAAATATAACCTCTATTTGGAAAATACAAAATCCAATTTAAACCAACACAGAGCCAAAAGAGAGGAAAGGAACCTTGGATTTATCTCAGAAATTGAATACTTAAAATCAGAAGAAGAAGTATTTGTTAGTTTGGAATCCGTATTGGAGCCTTACTTTCAATACATATCCACTGCTTTGGAACTTGTTTTGTTACTCGGAGATAATCCTTTTGACAATCGTTATTACCGCGTAGAGTCAAAACGCATCCCAAGTGATCTCTCCAGAGTTTTAGAAGACTGGAAAGAATTTCCTGAAAGCGAAAAAAGAAAAATAAACGAACCAATTCAAAAGAAACCTTACCCATTTTTAATGGAGGATTCGTATGAAGCTCGTTAG
- a CDS encoding FecR family protein, translating into MIRFIVSILFLLLTTTLAAEEVGIISFIQGTNYLSGPRFKRSKEPVKLGSILKKGDTITTENGTCEIQLATQATVRLSKYSSVLIEDLLNPKSKSTTLKLVGGKLFVKAHKPGPGVPSQNQLSVVNPSFVAGVRGTEFLAAAPDTGGVNEDLTEVETGVYVNEGTVAVSPDKKGKQTLVAENEEVVVSGKELKKQILDEFVKDKMRIFEEFKAIKEENYQRIKEQYEKNDQLMNEYKGQGRVDE; encoded by the coding sequence ATGATTCGATTTATTGTGTCCATTTTGTTTCTTCTTTTGACCACAACCCTCGCCGCAGAGGAAGTGGGGATAATTAGTTTCATTCAAGGAACAAACTACCTTTCTGGACCTCGTTTCAAAAGGTCAAAAGAGCCCGTAAAGTTAGGTAGTATCCTAAAAAAAGGGGATACAATCACAACTGAAAATGGCACTTGCGAGATCCAATTGGCAACACAAGCAACTGTTCGTTTGTCAAAATATTCATCTGTTCTAATCGAGGACCTGCTCAATCCTAAATCCAAATCCACTACTCTCAAACTTGTGGGTGGAAAATTATTTGTCAAAGCACACAAACCAGGACCAGGAGTCCCAAGCCAAAACCAACTCAGTGTTGTCAATCCTAGCTTTGTGGCAGGAGTGAGAGGAACAGAATTTTTAGCGGCTGCCCCGGACACCGGTGGAGTCAACGAAGACCTGACCGAAGTGGAAACGGGAGTTTATGTCAATGAAGGGACTGTAGCAGTCAGTCCGGATAAAAAGGGAAAACAAACTCTCGTTGCTGAAAATGAAGAAGTAGTTGTATCTGGAAAAGAATTAAAAAAACAAATTTTAGATGAATTTGTAAAAGATAAAATGCGCATTTTTGAAGAGTTCAAAGCCATCAAAGAAGAAAACTACCAACGGATCAAAGAACAATACGAAAAAAACGACCAACTTATGAATGAATACAAAGGCCAAGGTAGGGTAGACGAATAA
- a CDS encoding efflux RND transporter permease subunit yields MKIESYILSLYKHKKLYFVISLSIVIAAFFRIPELEIWLLPKLTPSRYFVVTEYPNHSAEDTDMMVSLPISEMVSAVKSVDRIRTISEHSKSIVEIDLQFGASIRDFKEELYQTILEMKDKLPLGVGISRLVQGEINDRPFLEIIIPNETIDGLKNFNFRLKQLVFQLERIPGVTEVRVVGNRNKISIISINPQTFDLFPINIRDLELQLQAGIRHGSLGVVEEYRKETELKFSPEVLSHQNLFEFPIHLGNGSSVGLGRLATIYESDSPGEKLTRLNGKSSIYLAVFTDPFSNPLRLSSEVKTKLRSLDSVIHSEIFFDGSNELEDQIKQSSFNIIWGLGFAFLFSFLLYRSWVPAMILLISVLFSLVFFFHLILFFSISINLLSLGGISVGIGMLFDASNLIVFSIRKNLILGLSNLEAVTKGIRSVLVSLVSSSLTTIVVFIPLLLFPMKWKEFFFDSGVCIALLVFCSLISSILIVPLFSISLAESLKLEPKSFEREQSIFAIYNKTYFLFSKMNVRLGTFIFIIISSLYLLAFGPRWKIFPDQVSVGNRLQMIPWNHLSLEEELLFVEDLEKKLRTFDPSLSIFLSPLNVYDTRNQHPKKAIAIEWKFFGTKNEKELERLISNELLGSRWDWQWGPINSQLKTALPFIPVDSVVFLHDQWEELNKIVRDFQTQLKSNGFVGKFDFLPKEIRLEEWTRNQIPTPDWNPNEEDLKQKFLYEQIPKYLGTIGETNKSDLYLGFDSFLSNHTNANDISKISFKTKTNDTTFLSSLFKSKPRGSWNQFRRESGLFSVEWVGQAIDFDLKKLDPKGHLSLLKVSASDEIKKFYLVLAVLLLISFVFIYLALVGIYESFWIPFFYLSISCFYILVTIVFVFCLFSEFHLGHYIGLVVLLGLSIDSISLFAERWIEVPKNEMGSEKREHVLRWLFRPILLNSGTTMMGLFPVILFEGPGSDFSESIASTMFVGIFLSLFFVFYVYPALFVKFWDNKP; encoded by the coding sequence ATGAAGATTGAAAGTTATATTCTTTCTTTATACAAACACAAAAAATTATATTTTGTTATCAGTTTATCGATTGTCATTGCCGCTTTTTTTAGAATTCCAGAATTGGAAATTTGGTTATTACCGAAATTAACACCCTCTCGGTATTTTGTTGTCACTGAGTATCCGAATCATTCGGCTGAAGATACAGACATGATGGTGAGTTTACCAATTTCAGAAATGGTCTCTGCTGTAAAGTCTGTGGATCGAATACGCACAATTTCTGAACACAGTAAGTCAATTGTGGAAATTGATCTACAATTTGGTGCTTCTATTCGTGATTTTAAAGAAGAATTATACCAAACAATTTTAGAAATGAAAGATAAACTGCCATTAGGTGTCGGTATTTCACGTTTGGTTCAAGGAGAAATAAATGATCGCCCGTTTCTTGAGATTATTATCCCGAATGAAACAATCGATGGTCTTAAGAATTTCAATTTTCGTTTAAAACAATTGGTGTTCCAATTGGAACGAATCCCTGGTGTTACGGAAGTTCGAGTTGTAGGAAACAGAAATAAAATTTCTATTATTTCCATAAATCCCCAGACTTTTGATTTGTTTCCGATTAACATCCGTGATTTGGAATTGCAACTCCAAGCAGGGATTCGCCACGGATCACTGGGGGTGGTGGAAGAATACAGAAAAGAAACTGAATTGAAATTTTCTCCAGAAGTTCTTTCTCACCAAAATCTTTTTGAATTTCCCATTCATTTAGGAAACGGAAGTTCCGTAGGGCTTGGTCGACTAGCAACAATCTACGAATCAGATTCTCCAGGTGAAAAACTAACACGATTGAACGGAAAAAGCTCAATTTATCTCGCAGTCTTTACTGATCCTTTTTCAAATCCATTGCGGTTATCTTCAGAAGTTAAAACAAAACTAAGAAGTTTAGATTCCGTAATCCATTCAGAAATTTTTTTTGATGGATCGAATGAACTTGAGGATCAAATCAAACAAAGTAGTTTTAATATAATTTGGGGATTGGGATTCGCATTCCTCTTTTCATTCCTTTTATACCGTAGTTGGGTTCCGGCTATGATTTTACTTATATCAGTTTTATTTTCATTGGTTTTCTTTTTTCATTTAATTTTGTTTTTTTCAATTTCAATTAACTTACTTAGTTTAGGTGGGATTTCGGTTGGAATTGGAATGTTATTTGATGCCAGTAACCTGATTGTATTTTCCATACGAAAAAATTTAATACTGGGGTTATCGAATCTAGAGGCTGTTACAAAGGGAATTCGTTCTGTTTTGGTGTCACTAGTTTCCTCTTCACTCACTACCATCGTTGTTTTTATCCCTCTTCTATTATTCCCCATGAAATGGAAAGAATTCTTTTTCGATTCTGGAGTCTGCATAGCTCTTTTGGTTTTTTGTTCATTGATCTCTTCCATTTTGATTGTTCCATTGTTTTCCATTTCTTTAGCAGAATCATTAAAGTTGGAACCTAAAAGTTTCGAAAGAGAACAATCTATATTTGCAATTTATAATAAAACGTATTTTTTGTTTTCTAAGATGAATGTTAGGTTGGGTACGTTCATTTTTATTATCATATCATCTCTCTATTTGTTGGCGTTTGGACCTAGATGGAAAATTTTTCCAGACCAAGTTTCGGTAGGTAATCGATTGCAAATGATTCCTTGGAATCATTTGAGTTTAGAAGAAGAACTTTTGTTTGTCGAAGATTTGGAAAAGAAATTAAGAACATTCGATCCATCTCTTTCTATTTTTCTCTCGCCATTAAATGTTTATGATACAAGGAATCAGCATCCTAAAAAAGCAATTGCAATTGAATGGAAATTTTTTGGGACAAAGAATGAAAAAGAATTAGAAAGATTGATTTCTAATGAACTTTTGGGATCAAGATGGGATTGGCAATGGGGGCCTATCAACTCACAACTTAAAACAGCATTGCCTTTCATTCCTGTTGACTCGGTAGTTTTTCTTCATGATCAATGGGAAGAGTTAAACAAAATTGTTAGGGATTTCCAAACTCAGTTAAAATCTAATGGGTTTGTTGGGAAGTTTGATTTTTTGCCAAAAGAAATTCGATTAGAAGAGTGGACTAGAAATCAGATCCCGACTCCGGACTGGAATCCAAATGAAGAAGACTTAAAACAAAAATTTTTATACGAACAAATACCTAAGTATTTAGGAACTATTGGCGAAACAAACAAATCAGATTTATATCTTGGTTTCGATTCCTTTCTTTCAAACCATACAAACGCAAACGATATTTCTAAAATTAGTTTTAAAACAAAAACCAATGATACAACGTTCCTTAGTTCTCTTTTTAAATCAAAACCAAGGGGGAGTTGGAATCAGTTTCGCCGTGAATCTGGATTGTTTTCTGTCGAATGGGTTGGTCAAGCGATAGACTTTGATCTTAAAAAATTAGATCCAAAAGGCCATTTATCTTTGCTAAAAGTTTCGGCAAGCGATGAAATCAAAAAGTTTTATTTGGTTCTTGCGGTCCTTTTATTAATTTCCTTTGTTTTTATTTATTTAGCCCTTGTGGGAATTTACGAATCATTTTGGATCCCATTTTTTTATCTTTCTATCTCCTGCTTCTACATTTTGGTTACGATCGTTTTTGTTTTTTGTTTATTTTCGGAATTTCATCTAGGGCATTATATCGGTCTCGTTGTTTTACTTGGATTGTCTATTGATAGTATTTCTTTATTTGCGGAAAGGTGGATAGAGGTTCCCAAAAATGAAATGGGTTCCGAAAAGCGAGAACACGTTCTTCGTTGGTTGTTCCGGCCAATTTTATTAAACTCAGGAACTACGATGATGGGTCTTTTTCCTGTCATTCTCTTTGAAGGCCCTGGTTCTGATTTTTCAGAATCAATCGCAAGCACGATGTTTGTTGGCATCTTTCTTTCTTTATTTTTTGTTTTTTATGTTTATCCGGCTTTGTTTGTTAAGTTTTGGGACAATAAACCATGA
- a CDS encoding efflux RND transporter periplasmic adaptor subunit — protein MASFLYFPNQLGKPNDISVMGSPNQNLVFKKPRVLEENKVLEYPSVVEPTKEIQLHSKQTGRVKKILVEEGDFVKEGQILLEVDDELIRLEGERLSLSADIAKSQVAIAFEKWKHAEKQVETKLREIDKKTEWIELAEKELALARDIKEKKIILWRQGFLSLSELEKIKQEEESKQTQYNNLLRDRENLLSGVYLGLESGEIRFEEKLKVWREKNTSIERSEYELSLAHLKIIQNQMESNKQLLADTRLRTPKSGKILKIQTKEGELTNQIPAIILIEKGELSAGFQIPESDLIHFSPGKSVVFLPSQTNLPSIRGKVERVGGFLEARSHSIGIKVRLEQNHKMILPGMFGLSQVKLDEVSKKILIPASSLHGDETNGFFVNVKNGQKVEKRFIQYKPYLLNELEILSGLSSEDEVEFSLVL, from the coding sequence TTGGCTTCATTTCTATACTTTCCCAATCAATTGGGAAAACCCAATGATATTTCTGTTATGGGCTCACCAAATCAAAATTTGGTGTTCAAAAAACCAAGAGTTTTAGAGGAAAATAAGGTTTTGGAATACCCTTCTGTTGTGGAGCCAACTAAAGAAATTCAATTGCATAGCAAACAAACTGGAAGAGTCAAAAAGATACTAGTAGAGGAGGGGGACTTTGTTAAGGAAGGCCAAATTCTTTTAGAGGTAGATGATGAATTGATTCGATTGGAGGGGGAAAGATTAAGTTTATCTGCTGATATCGCAAAATCTCAAGTGGCAATTGCTTTTGAAAAATGGAAACATGCAGAGAAACAAGTGGAAACTAAACTTAGAGAGATCGATAAAAAAACGGAATGGATTGAACTTGCGGAAAAAGAGCTGGCGTTAGCCCGAGATATAAAAGAAAAAAAAATAATCCTTTGGAGACAAGGTTTTTTATCTCTCTCCGAGTTGGAGAAAATAAAACAAGAAGAAGAGTCTAAACAAACACAGTATAACAATTTATTGCGAGATCGGGAAAATCTGCTATCTGGTGTTTATTTAGGATTGGAATCAGGAGAGATTCGTTTTGAGGAAAAGTTAAAGGTCTGGAGAGAAAAAAATACCTCTATCGAACGTTCTGAGTATGAATTGAGTTTGGCTCATTTAAAAATCATTCAAAACCAAATGGAGTCAAATAAGCAATTGTTAGCCGATACTCGTTTGCGAACTCCGAAATCTGGAAAAATATTAAAAATTCAGACAAAAGAAGGGGAGTTAACAAACCAAATTCCTGCAATTATTTTAATTGAGAAGGGGGAGCTTTCAGCTGGGTTCCAAATTCCTGAATCTGATTTGATTCATTTTTCTCCAGGGAAATCAGTAGTTTTTTTGCCTTCACAAACCAATTTACCATCAATCAGAGGTAAGGTGGAAAGGGTAGGAGGTTTTTTGGAAGCAAGGTCTCATAGTATTGGTATCAAAGTTCGTTTGGAACAAAATCATAAAATGATTCTGCCTGGTATGTTCGGGCTTTCGCAAGTGAAACTAGATGAGGTTAGCAAAAAAATTTTGATCCCTGCATCTTCTCTTCACGGAGATGAAACAAATGGTTTTTTTGTGAACGTAAAAAATGGACAAAAGGTAGAAAAACGTTTTATACAGTATAAACCCTATTTGTTAAATGAATTAGAAATACTTTCTGGTCTTTCTTCTGAGGATGAAGTAGAATTTAGTCTAGTTTTATGA